AGACAGCACACTTGGTATGTTTTGGTTTGCATAGAAAAGGCAAGGCAAGGCCATGTGTGAATGTGAGAATAGTCTTACTTATACAAGTCTATAACAGGTTTTGCAACATCTTTGTAGTGTCTCAGTCTGGCAACCAGAGCTTCTGGTCTGTCATCCTCCTGCTGAATCAATGGTTCCCCCGTGATGTCATCTATACCCtgaaaaacacaacagaaaATGAACATGACAAAATGTGTAATACACcaagattaaatatttttttgtgatatgctAAGTGTGGTGAGAACATACAGGACAAAGTTAAGCTTCAACCATGCAAGTCAGCGCGCTTTTCATtattctacataataatatttcagcctagtcacgcaaaattacgtacctatagacACGCAACTTTTccattcttttttcgtgatactgtcatgaATTTCCGCGCTTCTTCGTGaccgtatcacaaatttctgtttatgtgtcattgtcacgcaCCGGCCACTAAACTGTCCTGTCCCACCTTCTCACCAATTTTTCCTTTGGtgtagggttagatttacataaaatgacatcctccttacccaaacccaactctaaccctaacgccaggcgactatgttttaaaatttagaaaaaataaatcagaaaaaatacttCAAGTGACATCCtgatgcaaacaccaaatctaaccctaaaccgaagcaaaaatgatttaaaaataggaaaaagcagctgagcaaccaatacgtgacaacgacacacaaacagaaattcGCGCCACTATCTCAAAAAACGCGGAAAtctgtgacagtatcacgaaaaataataaaaaaattacgtgactaataggtacataattttgtgagactggatAGAATATTTCTACATAACCCACCAACCCTTCTAGTAGTATGTGATTATAtctcaaacaaaaaaaagacaaaaactaGAAAAATCACTTGGATTCGGGGGGGATTGAAGCACATGTTATACACTCTCCCGCTGGGTGGGTGTGTCCAGCGATGACGCAGCCTTTCTTTAAGTGTTTCCAGAGGGATGTTGAGACTGATGACCACATCTAGATCACAGGTACTGTTTAGGGCAATGGCTTGAGCTAGAGTTCGAGGAAAACCTGATAGACATGTAAAAGCATAGTGACGTTACTTCTGAAACACAGAAACCTTTTCATGTGAACCTGACTGCTATTTCTTACCTGGTCTTTATTTTGGATTCAATACTACATTGTCATGTAATAGCCAATAATCAATTGAAGGTCACAAATAAAGCCCTTTTATTGCTGCATGAAAAGCGAAATGTTTGCTGCAATATCACAagacaatattttaatatataggATGAAGTATGATTATGTTTTTGTATTACCCGGTATATACTGTAAAACCACTATCAGTAGCAGGCTGCTGTCACTGGCAATAAGTTCAGTCACTTTTTATTAATAATCTACTTTAATAATAAACTTTAGACTTTATAGCTTTTGTAATTTCAGCTTTAATGTAATAATGTTTTACCTAGTTTCAAAAAGCAAGACACACTAACATGAGTAAACCTGGCTGTTTTGTAGGTCAGACCAATTTTCAGTCAATGTTTGATATCCTGTAATATTGTCTCATTTTAGTTTGACTTTCTAGGCAAGCAGCTGTTACATCTTGTGTAACAACAAACGTATTGCCACTATCTCTTGTTTACCTCCTTAAATTCCCTAACTCTATACCCCAGACCAATTATCAGTCAATGTTTGATATCCTATAATATTGTCCCATACTAGGTTTGACTTTCTAGGCAAGCACCTGTTACATCTTATTGCCATTCTTTCTTGTTTACCTCCTTAAATTTCCTAACTCTATACCCCTGCTTTTAGCTTCCACTAAAGGAGAAATAACAGTTTTGCTTCCCATAAATTTGACCAAAACAAACTTTTAGCTGACAATGTACATTTACCTCAAACTATTctgacatttaaaggaacactccacttttttgaaaatatgctaatttttcagctcacctagagttaaacatttgattcttaccgttttggaatccattcagctgatctccgggtctggcgctagcacttttagcatagcttagcacaatccattcaatctgattagaccattagcatcgcgcaaaaaataaccaaaaagtttcaatatttttcctatttaaaacttgactcttctgtagttacattgtgtactaagaccgacagaaaattaaaaattgtgattttctaggcagatatggctaggaactatactctcattctggcgcaaTAACTAACGACCCCGCCGatgcaacatggctgcagcaggcatagtgataCCACGCAGtagctgaaaatagtcccctgctattgaaagtaaccaagaggactattttcgggcgtgcgtaatatcactacaacTGCTGCTGTCactgattattatgccagtttAAGAGTACAgatcctagccatatctgcccagAAAATCGTAACTTTCAATTTTCCGTTGATCtcagtacacaatgtaactacataagagtcaagttttaaataagaaaaatatcaaaactctttggttattttttagcatgatgctaatggtctaattagattctatggattgtgctaagctatgctaaaagtgctcgcgccagacccggagatcagctgaatggattccaaaacagtaaaaatcaaatgtttaactgtaggggagctgaaaaatgagcatattttaaaaaagtgtaatgtccctttaaactaGGTTTAACATACTTACATCTTAAGTCTAATAATTAAgttttacttttataaaatcaaTCTGACTGTGTGGTGGCAGCACCTCCAATTTACTAAATGCCTTTGTGATCCAACAAATCAGGAAACAATGATTATAATGGAAAGACACCAGAAgataaacaatttaaaacattaaatgccAAAAGGAGGAAAAACCTTTGGTTCTGTTAACACAAAAATTAGATGACTGATATTAATACTTGTTAATTCTTGAACGTGCTAAATAAGTATGAAACAACATACCATCCATCAGCCAACTATATTTGGTCATCTCTTCCAATCTAGGCAGTAGAAGGCTAGTCATGACATGGTCTGGCACATGCAATCCTTTATTAATATACTTCTTAGCCAAAACACCAGCTTCTGCAAACACATAGAAGACAACTGGAATCAGTGAATgcaattaaaaaacaattagTTCTGTCAATCATATAATGaatgtgaaaataataaaaaatgtacatacTTCAACGGTTGGAAATCCACATATTAATGAactattaatcatattttcaacAAGAGACTAGTGTTCATCATCATTTAAGATCAAGTAGTCACATGACAGTCTCGAGATTTCAATTCGATCTTTAATTGATAAACAATAATTGTATTCGGTCTCTTATTTATAATACATTAAGTATAAAACACATTCAAAATCCTAATGCATTTATATTATAACTGTTTTTGGCATCACAGCAATGCAGCAGCGGAAGATAAagtatgtaaatgcatttagcaTCTGTGGCATCTTGCCAGCATGGCAGCTTACCTCACATGAACTCGTGTGAGGTAACTGAATATATCAAGTTAACTCAAATACTAAAATGGCACAAAACTTCATTTGGTGGCGCTTATTAGTCCGTTTTTCCAAGTCTCTCAGTTTGTAAATCACGCACCAGTATTTGCGGCAATGTTTTCTCGAACAAAGTCTCCACTGGATAGATGTTTGAGTCCGAAACTGTGCGCAATTCTCTCCGAGATGGTCCCTTTTCCTGAGCCTGGTGGACCCATGATAACAGCCCGAAACAATTTGGACATTTCTTCACTTAGTTGACCTGTTTACAATAAATAAGGTCAACCATTAGAACTGAAATCACACAAGTCATGTACTAGTTTTAAGTAGTTTGCGATGCAGGGCGCCGTTGCATTATACCTCAGGTAACGTTATAACCGTTTCTGTTAGAGAAGATTTCCAGTGGAGAATGGGGTGGGGACGTCGAACAAAACCATCAATGGACACAACAAATACTGACTTTACAGTTTTAggtcaaaaacaacaaacaaacttaCCCACCCAATAGTCtcctgtattttaaaatatgttatttccACGGTAAAAAGAGTCAGTTGTCTCTGTACATGAAACTGGGAAGCTCTTTCTGATGCACCGCCTACTCCTCTTTATGTAGACGTGAGCTTCCCCCTCTCTGCAAATGAATGGAGGGGAAACATAAACGCcctatttaattttataaacGCCACTGGTACACTAAAAATATGTGCGCTGTAATTAAGTGCCTCGCACATGAGCATGGAGTTGTGCAGATGTAGTATGAAAACAATCCCTGCGACACAAGTTTTTTCCACCAACAACCGAAGAAAGTTGTACACATGGAAAAGATGTTTTAATGCACACCACAT
This genomic interval from Misgurnus anguillicaudatus chromosome 8, ASM2758022v2, whole genome shotgun sequence contains the following:
- the ak4 gene encoding adenylate kinase 4, mitochondrial — its product is MSKLFRAVIMGPPGSGKGTISERIAHSFGLKHLSSGDFVRENIAANTEAGVLAKKYINKGLHVPDHVMTSLLLPRLEEMTKYSWLMDGFPRTLAQAIALNSTCDLDVVISLNIPLETLKERLRHRWTHPPSGRVYNMCFNPPRIQGIDDITGEPLIQQEDDRPEALVARLRHYKDVAKPVIDLYKAKGILYTFSDTETDQIWPNISTLLSTKIPIVQSDARCASNP